The following are from one region of the Myxococcales bacterium genome:
- a CDS encoding collagen-like protein, producing MNSRLSLYAFVLFGLTVTAIPCEVVAAVPQRLTQQGRLLDSAGVPIEGTARLRFAVYAEPTGGMALWEETFQVTLDKGYFSVQLGSTIPFGDNVWNGSVRYIGLRVNDDAEMEPREETASSPYALVCGNVSGSITPASVSIAGKTVIDATGKWVGDPTTLQGPPGPKGDPGAAGPKGDPGPAGLTGPAGPKGDPGTPAQNTFLNCYVQGTDTATPWTATCRSGYLVTGGGCKVKDKFASYAVKFSYPASATSWACDANEGLESVYAVCCKIGA from the coding sequence ATGAATTCTCGGCTTTCGCTCTATGCGTTCGTCTTGTTTGGACTCACGGTGACGGCAATTCCTTGTGAGGTTGTAGCGGCGGTGCCGCAGCGCCTGACACAGCAGGGTCGACTTCTGGACAGTGCGGGGGTACCGATTGAGGGTACGGCCAGACTGCGTTTCGCCGTCTACGCAGAGCCAACCGGGGGAATGGCGCTCTGGGAAGAAACCTTTCAGGTCACGCTCGACAAGGGATACTTTTCCGTTCAGCTTGGCTCCACAATTCCATTCGGCGACAACGTATGGAATGGCTCTGTCCGCTACATCGGCCTACGGGTCAACGACGACGCGGAAATGGAACCGCGCGAGGAAACGGCCTCCAGTCCCTACGCTTTGGTCTGCGGTAACGTGTCTGGGAGCATTACTCCGGCGAGCGTAAGCATTGCAGGAAAAACCGTAATCGATGCGACCGGGAAATGGGTAGGCGATCCCACGACACTTCAAGGCCCCCCAGGGCCAAAGGGCGACCCAGGAGCTGCCGGGCCCAAAGGCGACCCAGGCCCGGCCGGCTTGACAGGTCCTGCAGGTCCCAAGGGCGACCCGGGCACTCCAGCACAAAATACGTTTCTGAACTGCTACGTGCAGGGCACGGACACGGCGACGCCCTGGACGGCAACCTGCCGCAGCGGTTATCTCGTGACGGGAGGCGGCTGCAAGGTGAAGGACAAGTTCGCGAGCTACGCGGTCAAGTTCAGCTACCCGGCTTCTGCCACGAGCTGGGCATGCGACGCCAACGAAGGTCTGGAGAGTGTCTATGCCGTATGCTGCAAAATCGGCGCCTAG
- a CDS encoding DUF4185 domain-containing protein: MVIAGAIPACEQNAATKGDPNSDAAASSSEDAFGGLTNDGGRDGTICRTFAFAKKDFVSRTGYNWADSWMMSWAADGKTYTSFSDGKVSVEAPKVTNAILTIDDDLPNLTAASFRTVSEDAMGVGMRNTWSHYNISTIFVGDTLYVGMVDFSYNGGIARSDDGGRTLQYDRSRPMWPGSAVTRFVYPSFLQNGRGYEGNTDGYMYVYGTDGRWGETNALRVARIPKTADFRDVTQYQYYDGSGWSASLDKALNVLGPSAELGGMQSIVFNPHFNRYFLITFSNPGNVGGPAHMTVFDAPDPWGPFFECGVISRKDALFKEVPGILHEIYNPSFNAKWIDEDGGMWISYSSCCEDSQYTFQYGKISVER, encoded by the coding sequence TTGGTCATCGCGGGGGCGATCCCGGCCTGCGAGCAAAACGCCGCTACGAAGGGCGACCCCAACTCTGATGCAGCCGCGTCTTCCTCCGAAGACGCCTTCGGTGGTCTCACTAACGACGGTGGAAGAGACGGGACCATTTGCAGGACCTTCGCCTTCGCCAAGAAGGATTTCGTAAGTCGCACTGGCTACAACTGGGCCGACAGTTGGATGATGTCCTGGGCCGCCGATGGAAAGACCTACACGAGCTTCAGTGATGGAAAGGTCAGTGTAGAAGCCCCAAAGGTCACGAACGCGATCCTTACGATTGACGACGACCTGCCCAATCTAACCGCGGCCTCCTTTCGTACCGTTTCCGAAGACGCAATGGGCGTGGGTATGCGGAACACGTGGAGCCACTACAACATCAGCACCATCTTCGTAGGTGACACCCTGTACGTTGGGATGGTTGATTTCAGCTATAACGGAGGCATCGCGCGGTCTGACGATGGAGGTCGCACACTCCAATACGATCGAAGTCGTCCGATGTGGCCTGGCTCCGCAGTCACGCGCTTCGTCTACCCGTCGTTTCTACAAAACGGGCGCGGTTACGAGGGCAACACGGACGGCTACATGTACGTCTACGGAACGGACGGTAGGTGGGGTGAGACCAACGCACTCCGCGTCGCGCGGATACCAAAGACAGCCGACTTTCGTGACGTCACGCAGTACCAGTACTACGATGGAAGCGGGTGGTCGGCATCTCTCGACAAGGCACTCAACGTCTTGGGTCCTTCGGCTGAACTGGGCGGAATGCAGTCCATAGTGTTCAACCCGCACTTCAACCGCTATTTTCTGATCACGTTCAGTAATCCTGGCAATGTGGGCGGGCCGGCACACATGACTGTCTTCGACGCTCCCGATCCCTGGGGGCCCTTCTTTGAGTGCGGGGTCATCTCGAGAAAGGACGCCCTTTTCAAGGAAGTTCCTGGCATCTTGCATGAGATCTACAACCCAAGCTTCAACGCGAAATGGATCGATGAAGACGGTGGTATGTGGATCTCGTATTCAAGCTGTTGCGAGGACTCTCAGTACACGTTCCAGTACGGAAAGATTAGCGTCGAACGATAG
- a CDS encoding RHS repeat-associated core domain-containing protein, whose protein sequence is MCFVEETGLYYNRFRYYSPEAGQYVSRDPIGLLGGMRSAAYIEDPTTSFDPLALSCRKATVPRPIVLGESMKARVEPAAALARLR, encoded by the coding sequence ATGTGTTTCGTCGAGGAGACCGGACTGTATTACAACCGGTTTCGGTATTATTCGCCGGAGGCGGGGCAGTACGTTTCACGGGATCCGATCGGGTTGTTGGGGGGGATGCGTTCGGCCGCCTACATTGAGGACCCGACTACAAGTTTCGATCCCTTAGCTCTGTCGTGCCGCAAGGCAACCGTACCGCGGCCAATCGTTCTTGGTGAATCCATGAAAGCGAGGGTTGAACCGGCAGCAGCGCTGGCGAGATTGCGGTAA
- a CDS encoding RHS domain-containing protein — protein MGLPTKVVDAQGAAWHWSYDGLGHLVGRRDPLGSAQQFEWQGPQLVGVTDALGQQSRLEYDAQGNLSSLRAPDGTTTRWAHDPWGRVVAATDAKGNVQHREWDALGRLVRVREPDGNERRLAYDAEGNVVHAKDVHHDVRFTYQGMNRLRKREEAGTAVRFAYDTEEQLLGVQNEHGMVYQFVLGPTGLVQEEWGFDRRKRTYLRDPVGRVQQVIRPQGETIGYTYDVAGRVVEVEHSDGTKESFAYRVDGAMLVAGNADVVVKFERDVLGRVTKEVQGEEWVASSFDGAGFRTGIRSSKGLRHTIRRNGMGDVLGLSAYVEAGGHDLPFEFAHVDGAGGRAYEAEFQRDSVGLEIARHLPGGVSARWERDNLGRPVRQSLEVRGQEVRARVYKWEPNDRLKQILDSVSGPITFEHDALGSLVSATFQDSAERTLRELRMPDAVGNLFRTRERNDRKYGPSGELLEARGAEGVTTYAYDVEGNLVKKVGPDGEWRYEWNGAGRLVRVVRPDGTAVTFGYDALGRRVWKQWKGKRTRWIWDGNVPLHEWAERVEVEGEVSRVEGGGAAAEAQQAALLVSQPAQGPPAGAKPFQVAAAAEGTSQQPITWLFEPESFTPMAKLVGDDKFSIVADHLGVPTSMVDELGRVVWQAQIGGWGDQRDVQGVKAACPFRWPGQYEDEETGLYYNRFRYYAPEAGQYVSRDPIGLDGGIALTSYVPDPLAWSDPFGLAGCKKTFVFWSGNGNPNVKKAAEDWARTNNGKTLEMTGKGNQLERHSKNSDWLEVQPAWDKRSRIFAKRASEQEGDVHVFVDAKKGPSPTSVWKRTEEPILNSNPSVRIIVHAIN, from the coding sequence TTGGGTCTGCCAACGAAGGTGGTGGATGCGCAGGGCGCGGCGTGGCATTGGTCATACGACGGTCTGGGGCACCTGGTGGGGCGCCGGGATCCGCTGGGCAGCGCGCAACAGTTCGAGTGGCAAGGGCCCCAGCTGGTGGGTGTGACGGATGCCTTGGGCCAGCAGAGCCGCCTCGAGTACGACGCACAGGGGAATCTGTCGTCTTTGCGTGCGCCGGACGGCACCACGACCCGTTGGGCGCACGACCCGTGGGGCCGCGTGGTCGCCGCGACAGACGCCAAGGGCAACGTGCAACACCGGGAGTGGGATGCGCTGGGACGGCTGGTGCGGGTGCGCGAACCCGACGGCAACGAGCGGAGGCTGGCCTACGACGCCGAAGGCAACGTGGTGCATGCGAAGGACGTGCACCACGACGTACGGTTCACGTACCAGGGCATGAACCGGCTGCGGAAGCGAGAAGAGGCGGGCACGGCGGTGCGCTTCGCGTACGACACGGAAGAGCAGCTTCTGGGGGTGCAGAACGAACACGGGATGGTGTACCAGTTCGTGCTGGGACCAACGGGCTTGGTGCAAGAAGAGTGGGGTTTCGACCGGCGGAAGCGCACGTACCTGCGGGATCCGGTAGGGCGGGTGCAGCAGGTGATCCGGCCGCAGGGCGAGACGATCGGGTACACGTACGACGTGGCGGGACGGGTGGTGGAGGTCGAGCACAGCGACGGAACGAAAGAAAGCTTCGCGTACCGCGTGGATGGCGCCATGTTGGTGGCTGGCAATGCCGACGTGGTGGTGAAGTTCGAGCGGGACGTGCTGGGGCGGGTGACGAAGGAGGTGCAGGGGGAAGAATGGGTGGCGTCGTCATTCGACGGGGCCGGCTTCCGCACCGGCATTCGCTCGTCGAAGGGGCTCCGTCACACGATCCGGCGCAATGGGATGGGGGACGTGCTGGGGTTATCGGCGTATGTGGAAGCGGGAGGGCACGACCTGCCCTTCGAGTTTGCCCATGTGGATGGGGCCGGGGGGCGGGCCTATGAGGCTGAGTTCCAGCGCGACAGCGTGGGGTTGGAGATCGCGCGGCATCTGCCGGGCGGGGTCAGTGCGCGCTGGGAGCGCGACAACCTGGGGCGGCCGGTGCGGCAGAGCCTGGAGGTGCGCGGGCAGGAGGTGCGGGCGCGGGTTTACAAGTGGGAGCCGAATGACCGGTTGAAGCAGATCTTGGACTCGGTGTCGGGTCCGATCACGTTCGAGCACGATGCGCTGGGAAGCCTGGTGAGCGCCACGTTCCAGGACAGCGCGGAGCGGACGCTGCGGGAGCTGCGCATGCCGGACGCGGTGGGCAACCTGTTCCGCACGCGGGAGCGTAACGATCGCAAGTACGGACCGAGCGGCGAGCTGCTCGAGGCGCGGGGGGCTGAGGGGGTGACCACGTATGCGTACGACGTCGAGGGCAACCTGGTGAAGAAGGTGGGGCCGGACGGCGAGTGGAGGTACGAGTGGAACGGGGCGGGGCGTCTGGTGCGCGTGGTGCGGCCGGATGGGACGGCGGTGACGTTTGGATACGATGCGCTGGGGCGGCGTGTGTGGAAGCAGTGGAAGGGAAAACGCACGCGCTGGATCTGGGACGGCAACGTGCCGCTACACGAGTGGGCGGAGCGGGTCGAGGTGGAGGGGGAGGTGTCGCGCGTCGAGGGTGGGGGTGCCGCGGCTGAGGCGCAGCAGGCGGCGTTGTTGGTGTCGCAGCCCGCGCAAGGACCACCGGCCGGTGCGAAGCCGTTTCAGGTTGCAGCGGCGGCCGAGGGCACTTCGCAGCAGCCCATCACATGGCTATTCGAGCCCGAGAGCTTCACGCCGATGGCGAAGCTCGTGGGCGACGATAAGTTCAGCATCGTCGCGGACCACCTGGGCGTGCCCACCAGCATGGTGGACGAGCTCGGCCGCGTGGTGTGGCAGGCGCAGATCGGCGGGTGGGGGGATCAACGAGACGTTCAAGGCGTGAAGGCGGCGTGCCCCTTCAGGTGGCCGGGGCAGTACGAGGACGAAGAGACGGGGCTGTACTACAACCGGTTTCGGTACTACGCGCCCGAAGCGGGGCAGTATGTGTCGCGGGATCCGATTGGGTTGGATGGCGGAATAGCGTTGACGAGCTACGTGCCTGATCCGCTGGCGTGGTCGGATCCGTTCGGTCTTGCAGGTTGCAAGAAGACTTTCGTGTTTTGGTCCGGTAACGGAAATCCCAATGTCAAAAAGGCCGCCGAAGATTGGGCCCGAACCAACAATGGAAAGACATTGGAGATGACGGGTAAGGGCAATCAGCTTGAGCGGCACTCGAAGAATTCGGATTGGCTAGAGGTCCAACCTGCTTGGGACAAGAGGTCACGGATATTCGCAAAGAGAGCATCCGAACAGGAAGGAGACGTCCATGTATTCGTCGACGCGAAAAAGGGGCCTTCTCCTACGAGCGTGTGGAAGCGGACGGAGGAGCCTATACTGAACAGCAACCCAAGCGTGCGCATCATTGTGCATGCTATCAACTGA
- a CDS encoding RHS domain-containing protein, which translates to MLVSTHFDPVIGLDIHIVLVPTPAGPVPTPLPFPFVGVVWKPPGNPVAILKKMIKEAPKRLGKAAVKQLFQGGNALEEEISAMEDEIVSESLGEFANIGKGKVQVNQLPVTHTGDGVKLLVPHPPVPGPFQKPPSNDAELLFGGLMVAFEDAMVVRLGDIAMSCFDPTGRAPVSTVLAIPKGPLVLVPRPPVPDLKLIAQKIKDWAKGKLQKVAAKLKRKLFKQFRKHQKRSLRWKHLSAVVQVRCRKDDKGLRSMWNRKVCRVTGHPVDVATGRMFTDNVDFELPGPLPLRFERVYDTSLSYRRGPLGHGWFHSLDVALYPKRGAMVLRAEDGREIEFSTWELPDHVFQVGTSVRHPIERSTLRCVGRQKFELETADGLIWSFGPVAGTPELKAIEKRRRDGAAIRFAYDAGGLLEHVVDSTGRKVLLTHDRGGRLQKVSVQPTAEAAPQTVVTYAYDANDDLTSATDALGGTWRYAYQCHLMVQESNRNGLSFYFVYDGVDEGARCVRTWGDDGIYDHEITYAEGTTVVENSLGHVTVYKQDETGQVVSIIDATGAETKYAYDETSGQQTAEILPDGSQTRWVFDEQGHCISIVGPDGAELKLEHGPLGLPTKVVDAQGAAWHWSYDGLGHLVGRRDPLGRAQQFEWQGPQLVGVTDALGQQSRLEYDAQGNLASLRAPDGTTTRWAHDPWGRVVAATDAKGNVQHREWDALGRLVRVHEPDGNERRLAYDAEGNVVHAKDVHHDVRFTYQGMNRLRKREEAGTAVRFAYDTEEQLLGVQNEHGMVYQFVLGPTGLVQEEWGFDRRKRTYLRDPVGRVQQVIRPQGETIGYTYDVAGRVVEVEHSDGTKESFAYRVDGAMLVAGNADVVVKFERDVLGRVTKEVQGEEWVASSFDGAGFRTGIRSSKGLRHTIRRNGMGDVLGLSAYVEAGGHDLPFEFAHVDGAGARAYEAQFERDSVGLEIARHLPGGVSARWERDALGRPVRQSLEVRGQEVRARVYKWEPNDRLKQMLDSVSGPITFEHDALGSLVSATFQDSAERTLRELRMPDAVGNLFRTRECDDRKYGPSGELLEARGPEGVTTFAYDVEGNLVKKVGPDGEWRYEWNGAGRLVKVRRPDGTEVTFGYDALGRRVWKQWKGKRTCWIWDGNVPLHEWVERVEVEGDGAMAEGGDAAAQAQQAALLVSQPAQGPPAGVKAFQQAAAAGGTAERPITWLFEPESFTPMAKLVGDDKFSIVADHLGVPTSMVDELGRVVWQAQIGTWGDLKDVQGVKGACPFRWPGQYEDEETGLYYNRFRYYAPEAGQYVSRDPIGLLGGLERHGYVKDPLSDIDPLGLSCEDHRFATKPNQAYFWSGRTRGKGGEANARAIAESRGGVTLEKIIEDRGITMPKYDPADPASEKAWNDASASYARGASGEVHAVIGEDLRQGNVWQKSELNVLIDNKKVTRLVQIDPATGSEKVLFER; encoded by the coding sequence ATGCTTGTCTCCACGCATTTCGATCCCGTGATCGGGCTCGACATCCACATCGTGTTGGTGCCGACCCCCGCGGGCCCCGTGCCCACGCCCTTGCCGTTCCCCTTCGTGGGGGTCGTGTGGAAGCCACCGGGAAACCCCGTGGCCATCCTCAAGAAGATGATCAAGGAGGCGCCCAAACGGCTGGGAAAAGCGGCCGTGAAGCAGCTCTTTCAGGGGGGCAACGCCCTCGAGGAAGAGATCTCCGCGATGGAGGACGAGATCGTCTCCGAGAGCCTGGGCGAGTTCGCGAACATCGGCAAAGGCAAGGTCCAGGTGAACCAGCTGCCGGTGACCCACACGGGCGACGGCGTGAAGTTGCTGGTGCCACACCCTCCCGTGCCAGGTCCGTTCCAGAAGCCGCCCTCAAACGACGCGGAGCTGCTCTTCGGGGGGCTGATGGTGGCGTTCGAGGACGCCATGGTGGTGCGCCTGGGCGACATCGCGATGAGCTGCTTCGACCCCACGGGGCGGGCTCCCGTATCGACGGTGCTGGCCATCCCGAAGGGCCCCTTGGTGCTGGTGCCGCGGCCTCCGGTGCCCGACCTGAAGCTCATCGCCCAGAAGATCAAAGATTGGGCAAAGGGCAAGCTGCAGAAGGTCGCCGCGAAGCTCAAGCGCAAGCTCTTCAAGCAGTTTCGCAAGCACCAAAAGCGAAGCTTGCGCTGGAAGCATCTGAGCGCCGTCGTTCAGGTCCGCTGTCGCAAGGACGACAAGGGCCTGCGGTCGATGTGGAACCGCAAGGTGTGTCGTGTCACGGGACACCCCGTAGACGTGGCCACGGGCCGCATGTTCACAGACAACGTGGACTTCGAGTTGCCGGGGCCTTTGCCCCTACGTTTCGAGCGCGTCTACGATACGTCGCTTTCGTACCGGCGGGGGCCGCTCGGACATGGCTGGTTCCACAGCTTGGACGTGGCGCTTTACCCCAAGCGGGGCGCCATGGTTTTGCGCGCAGAGGATGGGCGCGAGATCGAGTTTTCAACCTGGGAACTACCGGATCACGTGTTCCAAGTCGGGACCAGCGTGCGGCACCCGATCGAGCGCAGCACCCTGCGCTGCGTGGGCCGCCAGAAGTTCGAGCTGGAAACGGCGGACGGGCTCATCTGGAGTTTTGGTCCGGTCGCGGGAACGCCGGAGCTGAAAGCGATCGAGAAACGTCGTCGCGACGGCGCGGCGATTCGCTTTGCCTACGATGCGGGAGGGCTTCTCGAGCACGTGGTCGACAGCACGGGGCGCAAGGTCTTGTTGACCCACGATCGAGGGGGACGGTTGCAGAAAGTTTCGGTGCAGCCCACCGCCGAGGCGGCACCCCAAACGGTGGTGACGTATGCCTACGACGCCAACGATGACCTGACCTCTGCCACCGACGCCCTGGGCGGCACCTGGCGCTACGCCTACCAGTGTCACCTGATGGTGCAGGAGTCGAACCGCAACGGCCTGTCGTTCTACTTCGTGTACGACGGCGTCGACGAAGGCGCCCGCTGCGTGCGGACCTGGGGTGACGACGGCATCTACGACCACGAGATCACGTATGCCGAAGGCACCACGGTGGTGGAGAACTCCCTCGGCCACGTGACGGTCTACAAGCAAGACGAAACGGGTCAGGTCGTCTCGATCATCGATGCCACGGGCGCGGAAACGAAGTACGCGTACGATGAAACCTCGGGCCAACAAACGGCGGAGATCTTGCCGGATGGCAGCCAAACGCGCTGGGTCTTCGACGAGCAAGGCCACTGCATTTCGATCGTAGGCCCCGACGGCGCCGAACTGAAGCTCGAGCATGGGCCCTTGGGTCTGCCAACGAAGGTGGTGGATGCACAGGGCGCCGCGTGGCATTGGTCATACGACGGCCTGGGGCACCTGGTGGGGCGCCGGGATCCGCTGGGCCGCGCGCAACAGTTCGAGTGGCAAGGGCCCCAGCTGGTGGGTGTGACGGATGCCTTGGGCCAGCAGAGCCGCCTCGAGTACGACGCACAGGGGAATTTGGCGTCTTTGCGTGCGCCGGACGGCACCACGACCCGTTGGGCGCACGACCCGTGGGGCCGCGTGGTCGCCGCGACAGACGCCAAGGGCAACGTGCAACACCGGGAGTGGGATGCGCTGGGACGGCTGGTGCGGGTGCACGAACCCGACGGCAACGAGCGGAGGCTGGCCTACGACGCCGAAGGCAACGTGGTGCATGCGAAGGACGTGCACCACGACGTACGGTTCACGTACCAGGGCATGAACCGGCTGCGGAAGCGAGAAGAGGCGGGCACGGCGGTGCGCTTCGCGTACGACACGGAAGAGCAGCTTCTGGGGGTGCAGAACGAACACGGGATGGTGTACCAGTTCGTGCTGGGACCAACGGGCTTGGTGCAAGAAGAGTGGGGTTTCGACCGGCGGAAGCGCACGTACCTGCGGGATCCGGTAGGGCGGGTGCAGCAGGTGATCCGGCCGCAGGGCGAGACGATCGGGTACACGTACGACGTGGCGGGACGGGTGGTGGAGGTCGAGCACAGCGACGGAACGAAAGAAAGCTTCGCGTACCGCGTGGATGGCGCCATGTTGGTGGCTGGCAATGCCGACGTGGTGGTGAAGTTCGAGCGGGACGTGCTGGGGCGGGTGACGAAGGAAGTGCAGGGGGAAGAATGGGTGGCGTCGTCATTCGACGGGGCCGGCTTCCGCACGGGCATTCGCTCGTCGAAGGGGCTGCGTCACACGATCCGGCGCAATGGGATGGGGGACGTGCTGGGGTTATCGGCGTATGTGGAAGCGGGAGGGCACGACCTGCCCTTCGAGTTCGCGCACGTGGATGGGGCGGGGGCGCGCGCGTACGAAGCGCAGTTCGAGCGCGACAGCGTGGGTTTGGAGATCGCGAGGCATTTGCCCGGCGGGGTGAGCGCCCGGTGGGAGCGCGACGCCCTGGGGCGACCGGTGCGGCAGAGCCTGGAGGTGCGCGGGCAGGAGGTGCGGGCGCGGGTTTACAAGTGGGAGCCGAATGACCGGTTGAAGCAGATGTTGGACTCGGTGTCGGGTCCGATCACGTTCGAGCACGATGCGCTGGGAAGCCTGGTGAGCGCCACGTTCCAGGACAGCGCGGAGCGGACGCTGCGGGAGCTGCGCATGCCGGACGCGGTGGGTAACCTGTTCCGCACGCGGGAGTGCGACGACCGGAAGTACGGACCCAGCGGCGAGCTGCTGGAGGCGCGCGGGCCCGAGGGTGTGACCACGTTCGCGTACGACGTCGAGGGCAACCTGGTGAAGAAGGTGGGGCCGGACGGCGAGTGGAGGTACGAGTGGAACGGGGCGGGGCGTCTGGTAAAGGTGCGGCGGCCGGATGGGACAGAGGTGACGTTTGGGTACGATGCGCTGGGGCGGCGGGTGTGGAAGCAGTGGAAGGGCAAGCGCACGTGCTGGATCTGGGACGGCAACGTGCCGCTACACGAATGGGTCGAGCGGGTGGAGGTGGAGGGGGATGGGGCGATGGCGGAGGGAGGCGACGCCGCGGCACAGGCGCAGCAGGCAGCGTTGCTGGTATCGCAGCCCGCGCAGGGGCCTCCAGCGGGCGTAAAGGCGTTTCAGCAAGCGGCGGCTGCAGGAGGAACCGCTGAGCGACCGATCACGTGGTTGTTCGAGCCCGAGAGCTTCACGCCCATGGCGAAGCTCGTGGGCGACGACAAGTTCAGCATCGTCGCCGACCACCTGGGCGTGCCCACCAGCATGGTGGACGAGCTGGGACGCGTGGTGTGGCAAGCGCAGATCGGGACGTGGGGAGACCTAAAAGACGTTCAGGGCGTGAAGGGGGCCTGCCCCTTCCGGTGGCCAGGGCAGTACGAGGACGAAGAGACGGGGCTCTACTACAACCGGTTTCGGTACTACGCACCGGAGGCGGGCCAGTATGTGTCGAGGGATCCGATTGGGTTGTTGGGGGGACTTGAGAGGCATGGGTACGTTAAGGACCCACTGTCGGACATCGATCCTCTCGGACTCTCGTGCGAAGATCATCGATTTGCGACCAAACCGAACCAAGCCTATTTCTGGTCAGGGCGAACCAGAGGGAAAGGCGGCGAAGCAAATGCGCGCGCCATTGCTGAGTCACGCGGCGGCGTTACACTTGAGAAGATTATCGAGGACCGCGGGATCACGATGCCAAAGTATGATCCAGCTGACCCTGCGTCAGAGAAGGCATGGAACGACGCCTCGGCATCTTATGCCCGAGGGGCCTCGGGCGAGGTTCACGCAGTCATAGGCGAAGATCTTCGACAAGGAAACGTTTGGCAGAAATCCGAGCTCAACGTGTTGATTGACAACAAGAAAGTGACGAGGCTTGTTCAAATAGATCCCGCTACTGGCTCAGAGAAAGTGCTTTTCGAGAGATGA